The region TAAATCGGCTCTAGCACGACTACTCGCGAACAGGCAGAGCATTTTTGCCCACTATAGCCAAAAGCAGACTGCACCACACCTTGAACCGCTTGATCCAGATCCGCACTCTCATCCACGATAATGGCATTCTTACCGCCCATCTCGGCAATTACCCGCTTCAGATGCTTCTGTCCGGGTTGGAGTTCTGCCGCTTCTCGATAGATTCGACAGCCTACCTCTTGCGAGCCAGTGAAGGCGATCATATGCACATCGGGATGCTTGACCATATGCGCCCCCACCGTGGAGCCTTTACCAGGAACAAACTGGAACACCCCTTGAGGAATGCCTGCTTCCGCTAAAATTTCTGCAATCTTCGCCCCAATTACCGACGAAACTTCAGCTGGCTTTAACAGAGTGCAATTTCCGGCAACTAGGGATGCTACCGTCATTCCCACTGGAATCGCCAGGGGGAAATTCCAGGGCGAAATCACTAGCGAGACACCACGGGGTTGGTAATGATAGCGGTTAGTTTCACCAGGATAGTCATAGGCAACGCCACCATCCAATCGCTCCATTTCACTAGCATAGTAGCGACAAAAGTCGATCGCTTCCGATACTTCCGGGTCTGCTTCTTTCACCACTTTGCCCGTTTCCAGAACCATCCAGGCAATCAGTTCTTGCCGTCGCCGCTCCATTAGGTCTGCCGCTCGTCGTAAAATATCTGCCCGTTCCCTTGCGGATGTTCTCTTCCAGGCAGGAAATGCGGCTTTGGCTGCGGCGATCGCTGCCTCCGCCTGTTCTACGCTGATTAGCCCAATTTCCCCCACGACTTCGGTAAAGTTAGAGGGGTTCAAGGATTTCACCGTGGTTTGCGTGTTGACATATTCACCATTGATCAGCGGCTGATACCGTTTTCCAAGTTGTTGCCGTACCTGCTGCAATGCCTGCCGCACTTCCTGACGATGGGATGCCATCGCGTAGTCAGTGTCGGGAACGTTGGCGAAGGAGAGAGAAGAGGAACTGAAGACAGGAGACTGGAGTTTAGACGTTTTCTCTGACTCCTGAGTTCTAACCCCTTCCCGATTCACCGGAACTGCTAACAACTCTTCAATTGGTCGTTCTTCCAGATTTTGCCGCAAGAAAGAGCTGTTGGCGGTGTTTTCCAGCAGGCGGCGAATCAGGTAAGACATCCCAGGAATCAGTTCACCGTAAGGGCAATACACCCGGACGCGGTAGCCTTTATCAGCGATCGCTTTGCCTAACTTATCTGCCATCCCGTACAACACCTGGCATTCAAAGCAACGGCGGGGAATTTGCAGGGTTTCAGCAATGGCGATCGCGTGTGCTTGAGAACGCACGTTGTGGCTACCAATGGCAGCATAGAGATGCGCATGATTTTCCAGCAGGAGGCGGGTCATTGCCTCAAAGTTGGCATCAGTGGATTCTTTCTCGTTAAAAACAGGTTGGGGCCAATCTTTTTGTACAGATTTAATCGTTTCCTGATCCCAGTAGGCTCCCTTGACCAAGCGCACAGTTACTGGATTACCTCGCTCTTTTGCCCACTCGATCAAATCTTTTAAGTCATGCAAACTATCCCGCAGATATGCTTGCAAAGTCACACCCAGATCAGTGCGATCGCGAAACTCCTCTTCTAGCAAGAGTTGCTTCAGAATGGCGAGGGTGATGTCCTTATATTGGTACTGCTCCATGTCGAAGTGAACGGCAGCACCCAGTTCCTTTGCCCGTCGCAGCAAAAGCCGAATGCGATCACTCACCTTTTCCTGGCTGCCTTTCTCATCCAGCGGATCGAATTGGGAGTAAAACGCGGTTAGCTTAACCGACACCTGAACACGCGGCAGATCTATCCCATCAGCGCGATCAATTTGTTCAATCATTGACCAGCGCTTTGCTGCATCAGTTAACTGCGCCATCAACTCCAGGTAGCGATCAAGGTAAGATTGCGCTTCGGTTTCTGTAATCACCGCTTCACCCAGCAGATCGACTGTAAACGCCATCCGCTCTTTTCGCAGCCGTTCAATTGTTTTAATTGCCTGCTGAATGGTTTCTCCTGCGATATACTTCTGTGCCAGGGTTTCAACGGCAGTCGAAACGGTGGTAGCGGCAATCTGCCCTGGCACGGAATCGGGGTTGGCAAAGTTCAGCATTCCCTTCAGCGCCCCTGGCAATTCCACATCTTCCTGCCCCAGATATTCCTGCAAGTGCCGGGCAATTTCGGGCTTGCTCCGAAGGGCAGGCAGGCAATCGATAAAACGGAACATCTGTACCCGCAAGCCAGGATTCCCCATCGTCCAATTCAGCAATTTATCATCCCAGCGCATCTGGTCGCGCATTTGGGCAAACAGCGATCGCCCCTCCCGCGTTGCCGAAATCAGTTCACGAGCAATTTCCTGAGTTTTGGGTTCGTAGGGACTGATAGCTTGAGTGTTCACAGTAATAAAGCTCCAAGAAGCGCGTGCAGCGAAGCGAATCCGAAAAATTGAGTTGTGCCCCAAACTTTGATTTTAATCAGAGCAGCTTATCAATTGTACTCTGGATGCTTGCTTCACTACTTCGAGGGTGCGTCGCCTTTGTTTCTTCTTGCAGCTAAAACCTCACCTGGACAGTGGCAGAGCGTCCGCCCCGGTCAATGGTGAATGCGGCAGCAGCAGGAGCCTGATTCATAAATAACTGCAAATCATCGAAGCTGCGAAGCTGGTTACCGT is a window of Leptolyngbyaceae cyanobacterium JSC-12 DNA encoding:
- a CDS encoding L-proline dehydrogenase (IMG reference gene:2510098078~PFAM: Proline dehydrogenase; Aldehyde dehydrogenase family~TIGRFAM: delta-1-pyrroline-5-carboxylate dehydrogenase, group 2, putative), producing MNTQAISPYEPKTQEIARELISATREGRSLFAQMRDQMRWDDKLLNWTMGNPGLRVQMFRFIDCLPALRSKPEIARHLQEYLGQEDVELPGALKGMLNFANPDSVPGQIAATTVSTAVETLAQKYIAGETIQQAIKTIERLRKERMAFTVDLLGEAVITETEAQSYLDRYLELMAQLTDAAKRWSMIEQIDRADGIDLPRVQVSVKLTAFYSQFDPLDEKGSQEKVSDRIRLLLRRAKELGAAVHFDMEQYQYKDITLAILKQLLLEEEFRDRTDLGVTLQAYLRDSLHDLKDLIEWAKERGNPVTVRLVKGAYWDQETIKSVQKDWPQPVFNEKESTDANFEAMTRLLLENHAHLYAAIGSHNVRSQAHAIAIAETLQIPRRCFECQVLYGMADKLGKAIADKGYRVRVYCPYGELIPGMSYLIRRLLENTANSSFLRQNLEERPIEELLAVPVNREGVRTQESEKTSKLQSPVFSSSSLSFANVPDTDYAMASHRQEVRQALQQVRQQLGKRYQPLINGEYVNTQTTVKSLNPSNFTEVVGEIGLISVEQAEAAIAAAKAAFPAWKRTSARERADILRRAADLMERRRQELIAWMVLETGKVVKEADPEVSEAIDFCRYYASEMERLDGGVAYDYPGETNRYHYQPRGVSLVISPWNFPLAIPVGMTVASLVAGNCTLLKPAEVSSVIGAKIAEILAEAGIPQGVFQFVPGKGSTVGAHMVKHPDVHMIAFTGSQEVGCRIYREAAELQPGQKHLKRVIAEMGGKNAIIVDESADLDQAVQGVVQSAFGYSGQKCSACSRVVVLEPIYEVFLARLVEATRSLNLGIAEHPSTKVGPVIDGNAQARIKEYIEKGKLECELALELPAPEGGYFVGPTIFRDVAPTATIAQEEIFGPVLAVMRAKTFMEALAIANGTNYALTGGLYSRTPSHIHQAQQDFEVGNLYINRGITGAIVARQPFGGFKLSGVGSKAGGPDYLLQFLEPRVVTENIQRQGFAPIEGAE